A single Streptomyces sannanensis DNA region contains:
- a CDS encoding Rv2175c family DNA-binding protein encodes MTEIDAKIDALVPAWLHLPDIAEKLDVEVTRVRQLVKEGQLIAVRRGENRALQVPAAFIGGGKVLKGLSGTLTLLRDDGFTDEEMLEWLFTPDPTLPGTPVQALSENRGTEVKRRAQALAV; translated from the coding sequence GTGACCGAGATTGACGCAAAGATCGATGCTCTCGTCCCCGCCTGGCTCCACCTCCCCGACATCGCCGAAAAGCTCGATGTCGAGGTGACGCGTGTGCGGCAGCTGGTCAAGGAGGGCCAGCTGATCGCCGTGCGCCGTGGGGAGAACCGGGCGCTTCAGGTTCCCGCCGCCTTCATCGGCGGCGGGAAGGTGCTCAAGGGCCTCTCGGGGACCCTGACGCTCCTGAGGGACGACGGCTTCACCGACGAAGAGATGCTGGAGTGGCTCTTCACTCCCGACCCGACCCTGCCGGGCACCCCCGTGCAGGCCCTCAGCGAGAATCGCGGCACGGAGGTGAAGCGCCGCGCTCAGGCGCTCGCCGTCTGA
- a CDS encoding NAD(P)/FAD-dependent oxidoreductase, producing the protein MAGAYGERVSSEQRQTSEQDRPGWTRRRVVIAGAGMAGVQTAVALREQGFTGPVTLIGAEPHQPYDRPPLSKAVLLGTAEGSAFDVDFEALDVELRLGVEVTGIRPAEHELDTEAGPVPYDVLVVATGARPVILPGTEGVAGVHLLRTLDDAERLRPVLAQQHRIVVVGAGWIGAEFATAAREAGCEVTVVEAADRPLAGALPAEVTAPMTSWYAECGAELITGAPVAAIEPGEVVLGDGRRLSAGAVVVGVGARPATDWLAGSGVELGADGSVTADDGLRTSLPDVYAVGDCASFPSRRYGERLLVHHWDNALQGPRTVAANIVGDLPDVYDPVPYFWSEQFGRFVQYAGHHTDADELVWRGDPAEAGWSVLWLGEGALKALLTVGRPRDLTQGRKLIEAAAHVDRARAADPSVPLKSAVA; encoded by the coding sequence ATGGCAGGTGCTTATGGTGAACGAGTGAGCAGCGAGCAAAGGCAGACAAGCGAGCAGGACCGGCCGGGGTGGACGCGGCGGCGCGTCGTCATCGCCGGAGCGGGCATGGCCGGGGTGCAGACCGCGGTGGCCCTGCGTGAACAGGGCTTCACCGGTCCTGTCACCCTCATCGGGGCCGAGCCGCACCAGCCCTACGACCGGCCGCCGCTGTCCAAGGCGGTGCTCCTCGGTACGGCCGAGGGATCCGCCTTCGACGTGGACTTCGAGGCGCTCGACGTCGAGTTGAGACTCGGTGTGGAGGTCACCGGCATCCGGCCCGCGGAGCACGAACTGGACACCGAGGCCGGCCCCGTACCGTACGACGTCCTGGTCGTCGCGACCGGCGCGCGGCCTGTCATCCTCCCTGGCACCGAAGGCGTCGCCGGCGTGCATCTGCTGCGCACTCTCGACGACGCCGAGCGGCTGCGGCCCGTCCTCGCGCAGCAGCACCGCATCGTGGTCGTCGGGGCGGGCTGGATCGGCGCGGAGTTCGCCACGGCCGCGCGCGAGGCGGGCTGCGAGGTGACCGTCGTGGAGGCCGCGGACCGGCCGCTGGCAGGGGCGCTGCCGGCCGAGGTCACCGCCCCCATGACGTCCTGGTACGCCGAGTGCGGTGCCGAACTGATCACCGGCGCGCCCGTCGCCGCGATCGAACCGGGCGAGGTCGTGCTCGGCGACGGAAGGCGGCTGTCGGCCGGGGCAGTGGTCGTCGGCGTCGGAGCGCGGCCCGCCACGGACTGGCTTGCCGGCTCGGGCGTCGAACTCGGGGCGGACGGCTCCGTCACCGCCGACGACGGACTGCGTACCTCGCTGCCCGATGTGTACGCGGTCGGGGACTGCGCCTCCTTCCCCTCCCGCCGCTACGGCGAACGTCTGCTCGTCCACCACTGGGACAACGCGCTCCAGGGCCCGCGGACGGTCGCGGCCAACATCGTCGGCGACCTGCCGGACGTGTACGACCCCGTCCCGTACTTCTGGTCCGAGCAGTTCGGCCGCTTCGTGCAGTACGCGGGCCACCACACGGACGCGGACGAACTCGTGTGGCGCGGTGATCCGGCGGAGGCGGGCTGGTCGGTCCTCTGGCTGGGCGAGGGGGCACTCAAGGCGCTCCTCACGGTGGGCCGTCCGCGCGATCTGACCCAGGGCCGCAAACTCATCGAGGCGGCTGCCCACGTCGACCGCGCCCGCGCCGCCGACCCGTCGGTCCCGCTGAAGTCCGCGGTGGCCTGA
- the thiO gene encoding glycine oxidase ThiO, with protein sequence MHSARSSSHGSDVLVIGGGIIGLVTAWRAAQRGLRTAVVDPGPGGGAAQVAAGMLAAVTELHYGEQTLLGLNLASAERYPAFAAELEAASDGQDIGYRACGTLAVALDADDRSHLRELHALQRRCGLDPEWLTGRECRRLEPMLAPGVRGGLRVDGDHQVDPRRLAKALVTACERAGVAFHRAWAERLTLARDRAAGAVLADGTALSADQVVLAAGSLSGRLAGVPADVLPPVRPVKGQVLRLTVPRPYAPFLSRTVRAVVRGGPLYLVPRENGELVVGATSEELGWDTTVTAGGVYELLRDAHELVPGITELPLTETRAGLRPGSPDNAPMLGPTALPGLHLATGHYRNGVLLTPVTGDAMAAVLATGELPHEALPFTPRRFSPVVQEQPV encoded by the coding sequence ATGCATTCAGCGCGTTCATCGAGCCACGGCTCCGACGTCCTGGTCATCGGGGGCGGGATCATCGGCCTGGTCACGGCCTGGCGGGCGGCGCAGCGAGGACTGCGCACCGCCGTCGTCGACCCCGGACCGGGCGGCGGGGCCGCCCAGGTCGCGGCGGGCATGCTCGCCGCCGTCACGGAGCTCCACTACGGCGAGCAGACCCTCCTCGGGCTCAATCTCGCCTCCGCCGAGCGCTACCCGGCCTTCGCCGCCGAACTGGAGGCGGCGAGCGACGGCCAGGACATCGGCTACCGCGCCTGCGGCACCCTCGCGGTCGCCCTCGACGCCGACGACCGCTCCCACCTGCGGGAACTCCACGCCCTGCAGCGACGCTGCGGGCTGGACCCCGAGTGGCTCACCGGGCGCGAATGCCGCCGCCTGGAGCCCATGCTCGCGCCCGGAGTACGCGGCGGCCTGCGCGTGGACGGCGACCACCAGGTCGACCCGCGCCGGCTCGCCAAGGCCCTGGTGACGGCCTGCGAGCGGGCCGGGGTGGCCTTCCACCGCGCCTGGGCGGAGCGGCTCACGCTGGCACGGGACCGGGCCGCCGGGGCCGTACTCGCCGACGGCACCGCGCTCTCCGCGGACCAGGTGGTGCTGGCCGCCGGCAGCCTCAGCGGCCGCCTGGCGGGCGTACCGGCGGACGTGCTGCCGCCGGTACGCCCGGTCAAGGGGCAGGTGCTGCGACTGACCGTGCCGCGCCCGTACGCACCGTTCCTCAGCCGCACGGTACGGGCCGTGGTGCGCGGCGGCCCTCTCTATCTCGTCCCGCGCGAGAACGGCGAACTTGTCGTCGGCGCCACCAGCGAGGAGCTCGGCTGGGACACCACCGTCACCGCGGGCGGCGTCTACGAGCTGCTGCGCGACGCCCATGAGCTGGTCCCGGGCATCACCGAACTGCCGCTCACCGAGACCCGCGCGGGCCTGCGCCCCGGCTCCCCCGACAACGCGCCGATGCTCGGCCCCACCGCACTGCCCGGCCTCCACCTGGCCACCGGCCACTACCGCAACGGCGTACTGCTCACCCCGGTCACCGGCGACGCGATGGCCGCCGTGCTGGCCACCGGTGAGCTGCCGCACGAGGCCCTCCCCTTCACCCCCCGACGCTTCTCTCCCGTCGTCCAGGAGCAGCCCGTATGA
- the thiS gene encoding sulfur carrier protein ThiS produces MTVSVNGEAREVAAGTTLDTLVATLTAAPSGVAAAVNETVVPRSRWATTTLGDGDRVEVLTAVQGG; encoded by the coding sequence ATGACCGTGTCCGTGAACGGCGAGGCCCGCGAGGTCGCCGCCGGCACCACCCTCGACACCCTCGTCGCCACACTGACCGCGGCCCCCTCCGGGGTCGCCGCCGCCGTCAACGAGACCGTCGTCCCGCGCAGCCGGTGGGCCACCACCACACTCGGCGACGGCGACCGCGTCGAAGTCCTCACCGCAGTCCAGGGAGGCTGA
- a CDS encoding thiazole synthase, with protein MADNRLVLAGTAFDSRLIMGTGGAPSLEILERALTASGTELTTVAMRRLDPTVQGSVLSVLDRLGIRVLPNTAGCFTAGEAVLTARLAREALGTDWVKLEVVADERTLLPDTVELLDAAETLVDDGFTVLPYTNDDPVLARKLEDVGCAAIMPLGSPIGSGLGIRNPHNFQLIVEHASVPVILDAGAGTASDAALAMELGCAAVMLASAVTRAQEPVLMAEAMRHAVEAGRLAHRAGRIPRRHFAEASSPVEGRAVLDPERPAF; from the coding sequence ATGGCCGACAACCGCCTTGTCCTCGCCGGAACGGCCTTCGACTCCCGCCTGATCATGGGCACCGGAGGCGCACCCAGCCTGGAGATCCTGGAGCGCGCGCTGACCGCCTCCGGCACCGAACTGACAACCGTCGCGATGCGCCGGCTCGACCCCACCGTCCAGGGTTCCGTGCTGTCCGTGCTCGACAGGCTCGGCATCCGGGTGCTGCCCAACACCGCCGGCTGCTTCACCGCGGGCGAGGCGGTGCTCACCGCCCGGCTCGCCCGTGAGGCCCTGGGCACCGACTGGGTCAAGCTGGAGGTCGTCGCCGACGAGCGCACCCTGCTGCCGGATACCGTCGAATTGCTGGACGCCGCCGAAACCCTGGTCGACGACGGGTTCACCGTCCTTCCGTACACCAACGACGACCCCGTGCTCGCCCGGAAGCTGGAGGACGTGGGCTGCGCGGCGATCATGCCGCTGGGCTCCCCCATCGGCTCCGGCCTGGGCATCCGCAACCCGCACAACTTCCAGCTGATCGTCGAGCACGCGAGTGTGCCGGTGATCCTGGACGCGGGAGCCGGCACCGCGTCCGACGCGGCGCTGGCGATGGAGCTGGGCTGCGCGGCGGTGATGCTGGCCTCCGCGGTGACCCGCGCGCAGGAGCCGGTCCTGATGGCGGAGGCGATGCGTCACGCGGTGGAGGCCGGCCGCCTCGCGCACCGCGCGGGCCGCATCCCCCGCCGCCACTTCGCGGAGGCGTCCTCCCCTGTCGAGGGCCGAGCGGTCCTCGACCCGGAACGCCCGGCGTTCTGA
- the pknB gene encoding Stk1 family PASTA domain-containing Ser/Thr kinase, protein MDTTLDDPLVGQVLDGRYRVDARIAVGGMATVYRAVDTRLDRVLALKVMHPGLAADGSFVERFIREAKSVARLAHPNVVGVFDQGTDGSYVFLAMEYVAGCTLRDVLRERGALRPRAALDILEPVLAALGAAHRAGFVHRDMKPENVLIGDDGRVKVADFGLVRAVDSVTNTTGSVLGTVSYLAPEQIEHGTADTRADVYACGVVLYEMLTGTKPHTGDTPAQILYQHLHHGVPAPSAAVPGLAEELDELVAAATARAPEARPHDAVALLARTRAVRAALGDDQLDAVPPRERTDEHDTSEDRTSVIPRAVTAAEDTLNRTSRLETPPAPPAAAPRRRGPLLLVASVLLALGLGTGVWYINSGQFTRVPPVIGQSEQQAKKRLDGSGLEINKVRREFSDTVARGQVIGTEPATGERIRGNGSVTLVVSRGPEIVDVPDLAGMQLDGAKRALAKAGLAPGAVTGEFSEAFAKGSVIRTDPQAGTGTRADSAVGLVVSKGPPVAVPDVTGASVEEATARLEEKGLVVKVAPERVHSPEDEGTVARQSTAGGSELAEGDTVTLTVSKGPRMVDVPDVTGLKVDEAKDRLKTAGFAVEVDRPFLSFSDEVDHQSVEGGKQAPEGSSITIRTKRL, encoded by the coding sequence GTGGATACGACCCTTGACGACCCCCTTGTCGGGCAGGTGCTCGACGGCCGCTACCGCGTCGATGCCCGCATCGCCGTCGGGGGCATGGCCACGGTCTACCGGGCCGTGGACACCAGGCTCGACCGGGTGCTCGCGCTCAAGGTGATGCACCCTGGCCTCGCCGCCGACGGATCCTTCGTGGAACGTTTCATCCGCGAGGCCAAGTCCGTGGCCCGGCTCGCCCACCCCAATGTGGTGGGCGTCTTCGACCAGGGCACCGACGGGTCGTACGTGTTCCTCGCGATGGAGTACGTCGCCGGATGCACCCTCCGCGACGTGCTCCGCGAGCGCGGCGCGCTGCGCCCCCGTGCCGCGCTCGACATCCTGGAGCCCGTGCTGGCCGCGCTCGGCGCCGCGCACCGGGCCGGGTTCGTGCACCGCGACATGAAGCCCGAGAACGTCCTGATCGGCGACGACGGCCGGGTCAAGGTCGCCGACTTCGGGCTCGTACGCGCCGTGGACTCGGTCACCAACACCACCGGCTCCGTCCTCGGTACCGTCTCCTATCTCGCCCCGGAACAGATCGAGCACGGCACGGCCGACACCCGCGCCGATGTGTACGCGTGCGGTGTGGTGCTGTACGAAATGCTGACGGGCACCAAGCCGCACACAGGCGACACCCCGGCGCAGATCCTCTACCAGCACCTCCACCACGGTGTGCCGGCCCCGTCCGCCGCCGTCCCCGGCCTCGCGGAGGAGCTGGACGAGCTGGTCGCGGCCGCCACCGCCCGTGCCCCCGAGGCGAGACCGCACGACGCGGTGGCACTGCTGGCACGGACCCGCGCGGTCCGGGCCGCGCTGGGCGACGACCAGCTCGACGCGGTGCCGCCGCGGGAGCGCACCGACGAGCACGACACCTCCGAGGACCGCACCAGTGTGATCCCGCGCGCGGTCACCGCCGCGGAAGACACCTTGAATCGCACCAGCCGGCTGGAGACTCCCCCCGCACCCCCGGCCGCCGCGCCACGGCGGCGCGGCCCTCTGCTGCTGGTCGCCTCGGTCCTGCTGGCCCTGGGGCTCGGAACGGGCGTCTGGTACATCAACTCCGGCCAGTTCACCCGGGTACCCCCCGTCATCGGCCAGAGCGAGCAGCAGGCGAAGAAGCGTCTCGACGGTTCGGGCCTGGAGATCAACAAGGTCCGGCGGGAGTTCAGCGACACGGTCGCACGCGGCCAGGTGATCGGCACCGAACCGGCCACCGGCGAACGCATCCGGGGCAACGGCTCGGTGACCCTCGTGGTCTCCCGGGGCCCCGAGATCGTCGACGTCCCCGACCTCGCGGGCATGCAGCTCGACGGGGCGAAGCGAGCGCTGGCGAAGGCAGGTCTCGCCCCGGGCGCCGTCACCGGGGAGTTCAGCGAGGCGTTCGCCAAGGGCTCGGTGATCCGTACGGACCCGCAGGCGGGGACCGGAACCCGCGCGGACTCCGCGGTGGGGCTGGTCGTCAGCAAGGGCCCGCCCGTCGCGGTGCCGGATGTGACCGGCGCTTCCGTCGAGGAGGCCACGGCCCGCCTCGAGGAGAAGGGCCTCGTGGTGAAGGTCGCCCCGGAGCGGGTCCACTCCCCGGAGGACGAGGGCACGGTGGCCCGGCAGTCCACGGCCGGGGGCAGCGAGCTCGCCGAGGGCGACACGGTCACACTGACGGTGTCCAAGGGACCGCGGATGGTGGACGTCCCCGATGTCACCGGCCTGAAGGTCGACGAGGCGAAGGACCGGCTGAAGACGGCGGGCTTCGCGGTCGAGGTCGACCGGCCGTTCCTGTCGTTCAGCGACGAGGTGGACCACCAGTCGGTCGAGGGCGGCAAGCAGGCCCCCGAGGGCAGCTCGATCACCATCAGGACCAAGAGGCTGTAG
- a CDS encoding deoxyribonuclease IV, whose translation MSSLPFRSRNPVGGHVPVAGGLATTGLAYAREIGAETVQVFVANPRGWATPTGSPAQDERFRAECTDASIPAYVHAPYLINFGSHTEATVEKSVESLRHSLRRGREIGALGVVVHTGSATGGRPREEALAQVRERMLPLLDELTHDDDPYLLLESTAGQGSSLCSRTWDFGPYFDALDAHPKLGVCLDTCHIFAAGHDLAGPGGAKKTLDLLVDTVGEGRLKLIHANDSKDVVGAHKDRHANIGAGHIGEEPFRELLGHPATAGVPLIIETPGGKEGHAADVDRLKRLRD comes from the coding sequence ATGAGCAGCCTCCCCTTCCGCTCCCGCAACCCTGTCGGCGGTCATGTCCCGGTGGCCGGCGGGCTGGCCACCACCGGTCTGGCGTACGCCCGTGAGATCGGTGCCGAGACGGTGCAGGTCTTCGTCGCCAACCCGCGCGGCTGGGCGACGCCCACCGGCAGTCCGGCGCAGGACGAACGGTTCCGCGCGGAGTGCACGGACGCGTCGATCCCCGCGTACGTCCACGCTCCGTATCTGATCAACTTCGGCTCGCACACCGAGGCGACGGTCGAGAAGTCCGTGGAATCGCTGCGGCACTCGCTGCGCCGGGGCCGCGAGATCGGCGCACTGGGGGTCGTGGTCCACACGGGCTCGGCGACCGGCGGCCGCCCCAGGGAGGAGGCGCTGGCACAGGTACGGGAGCGAATGCTGCCGCTGCTGGACGAGCTCACGCACGACGACGATCCGTATCTGCTGCTGGAGTCGACCGCGGGCCAGGGTTCCTCGCTCTGCTCGCGGACCTGGGACTTCGGGCCGTACTTCGATGCCCTCGACGCCCACCCCAAGCTGGGCGTCTGCCTGGACACCTGCCACATCTTCGCCGCCGGGCACGATCTGGCCGGCCCCGGTGGCGCCAAGAAGACGCTGGACCTGCTCGTGGACACGGTCGGCGAGGGCCGGCTCAAGCTGATACACGCCAACGACTCCAAGGACGTCGTCGGCGCACACAAGGACCGCCACGCGAACATCGGCGCGGGTCACATCGGGGAGGAGCCGTTCCGTGAGCTGCTCGGCCACCCGGCGACCGCGGGTGTGCCACTGATCATCGAGACGCCGGGAGGCAAGGAGGGGCATGCGGCGGATGTGGACCGGCTGAAGCGACTCCGCGACTGA
- a CDS encoding DUF4396 domain-containing protein, whose protein sequence is MQHETHAQHEGHAEHATHAGHAQHAGHAQHAGHTGHGTHAGHDEHAGHSAHAHHMGHGGSKVTWGMAAQATLHCLTGCAIGEILGMVIGTALGWGNMPTMILAIILAFVFGYSLTLRGVLKAGVDFRTAFRVALAADTLSIAVMELIDNGVITLWPGAMDAHLGDALFWGALTISLVIAFVATTPVNKWMIGRGKGHAVVHQYHH, encoded by the coding sequence ATGCAGCACGAGACGCACGCCCAGCACGAAGGGCACGCAGAGCACGCCACTCACGCGGGGCATGCGCAGCACGCGGGGCATGCGCAGCACGCGGGCCACACCGGCCACGGAACCCACGCAGGTCACGACGAGCACGCGGGCCACAGCGCGCACGCTCATCACATGGGGCACGGGGGCAGCAAGGTCACCTGGGGGATGGCGGCTCAGGCCACCCTGCACTGCCTCACCGGCTGCGCCATCGGCGAGATCCTCGGCATGGTGATCGGCACCGCTCTGGGATGGGGCAACATGCCGACGATGATCCTGGCGATCATCCTGGCCTTCGTCTTCGGCTACTCGCTCACCCTGCGCGGAGTGCTGAAGGCCGGCGTCGACTTCAGGACCGCGTTCCGGGTGGCGCTCGCCGCCGACACCCTGTCCATCGCGGTGATGGAGCTGATCGACAACGGAGTGATCACCCTGTGGCCCGGCGCCATGGACGCGCACCTGGGGGACGCGCTGTTCTGGGGCGCGCTGACGATCTCGCTGGTCATCGCCTTCGTGGCCACCACACCGGTCAACAAGTGGATGATCGGCCGCGGCAAGGGCCACGCGGTGGTCCACCAGTACCACCACTGA
- a CDS encoding sulfite oxidase-like oxidoreductase, translating into MGQPESREVEQSELPPGQRLQRGWPVTHYGPVPKFKPDRWEFRVFGATTDGDKHCWSHEEFAVLPYTTVVADLHCVTKFSMRSAEWGGVLARTVLELAPPAPAVTHVMVWAEYGYSANLRLADFASERTIFATHKGGELLTAEHGFPLRLIVPHLYAWKGPKWVRGVEYMTADRRGFWEERGYHNIGDPWREQRYSYQEEPGEGPEL; encoded by the coding sequence ATGGGTCAGCCGGAAAGCCGCGAAGTGGAGCAGTCCGAGCTTCCCCCGGGGCAGCGGCTCCAGCGAGGCTGGCCGGTCACGCACTACGGGCCCGTACCCAAGTTCAAGCCCGACCGCTGGGAGTTCCGGGTTTTCGGGGCGACCACGGACGGCGACAAGCACTGCTGGAGTCATGAGGAATTCGCGGTGCTCCCGTACACCACGGTCGTCGCCGATCTGCACTGCGTGACGAAATTCAGCATGCGGTCCGCCGAATGGGGCGGAGTTCTCGCCCGCACGGTGCTGGAGCTCGCGCCGCCCGCGCCGGCCGTCACGCATGTCATGGTCTGGGCCGAGTACGGCTACAGCGCCAATCTGCGGCTCGCCGACTTCGCCTCGGAGCGGACCATCTTCGCCACCCACAAGGGCGGTGAGCTGCTCACCGCGGAGCACGGCTTCCCGCTGCGGCTGATCGTGCCGCATCTGTACGCCTGGAAGGGCCCCAAGTGGGTCCGTGGCGTGGAGTACATGACCGCCGACCGGCGCGGCTTCTGGGAGGAGCGGGGCTACCACAATATCGGTGACCCCTGGCGCGAGCAGCGTTACTCCTACCAGGAGGAGCCGGGCGAGGGGCCAGAGCTGTAG
- the bfr gene encoding bacterioferritin translates to MQGDPEVIEFLNEQLTAELTAINQYFLHSKMQENFGWVKLAKYTRHESFDEMKHAEALTDRILFLDGLPNYQRLFHVRVGQTVTEMFQADRQVEVEAIDRLRRGIEVMRTKGDITSANIFESILADEEHHIDYLDTQLELIEKLGEALYIAQLIEQPES, encoded by the coding sequence ATGCAGGGCGACCCCGAGGTCATCGAATTCCTCAATGAGCAGCTGACCGCCGAGCTCACCGCCATCAACCAGTACTTCCTGCACTCCAAGATGCAGGAGAACTTCGGCTGGGTGAAGCTCGCCAAGTACACGCGGCACGAGTCGTTCGACGAGATGAAACACGCGGAGGCGCTCACCGACCGGATTCTCTTCCTCGACGGACTGCCGAACTACCAGCGGCTCTTCCACGTACGCGTCGGCCAGACGGTCACCGAGATGTTCCAGGCGGACCGCCAGGTCGAGGTCGAGGCGATCGACCGGCTGCGGCGCGGCATCGAGGTCATGCGCACCAAGGGCGACATCACGTCCGCCAACATCTTCGAATCGATCCTCGCCGACGAGGAGCACCACATCGACTATCTCGACACCCAGCTGGAGCTGATCGAGAAGCTCGGAGAGGCGCTGTACATCGCCCAGCTTATCGAGCAGCCGGAAAGCTAG
- a CDS encoding (2Fe-2S)-binding protein, with protein sequence MNRVYVCSCFGVTEKQVKEHAEAGACTPRQIASACKAGTDCGSCVRRIQALLGRGACPRRELVDQGESESALVGLSEAA encoded by the coding sequence GTGAACCGCGTGTACGTCTGCTCATGCTTCGGTGTCACCGAGAAGCAGGTGAAGGAGCACGCGGAGGCCGGGGCCTGCACCCCCCGTCAGATAGCCTCGGCCTGCAAGGCGGGCACCGACTGCGGTTCGTGCGTACGCCGTATCCAGGCCCTCCTCGGCAGGGGCGCCTGTCCTCGTCGTGAGCTCGTCGACCAGGGGGAGTCCGAGTCGGCCCTGGTGGGGCTGAGCGAAGCCGCCTAG
- a CDS encoding class II 3-deoxy-7-phosphoheptulonate synthase, producing MTVNADTQVVAAQATWRNLPAAQQPEYPDTEALRAVIADLESYPPLVFAGECDQLRARMGAVARGEAFLLQGGDCAESFDAVGAEHIRAKLKTLLQMGAVLTYAASVPVVKVGRIAGQYSKPRSKPTETRDGVTLPTYRGDSVNGFAFDEKSRVPDPERLKRMYNVSASTLNLVRAFTTGGYADLRQVHAWNQDFVKSSPSGQRYEQLAREIDNALNFMKACGTDPAEFRTVEFYASHEALLLDYETALTRVDSRTGQLYDTSGHMVWIGERTRQLDGAHIEFASKIRNPIGIKLGPTTTVDEALTYIDRLDPHREPGRLTFIVRMGADKVRDKLPELVEKVTASGATVAWVTDPMHGNTFEAASGHKTRRFDDVLDEVKGFFEVHKALGTHPGGIHVELTGDDVTECVGGGDEIFVDDLHQRYETACDPRLNRSQSLDLAFLVAEMYRDQ from the coding sequence GTGACCGTGAACGCTGATACCCAAGTCGTCGCCGCTCAGGCGACCTGGCGCAATCTGCCCGCGGCGCAGCAGCCCGAGTACCCCGACACCGAGGCTCTGCGCGCAGTGATCGCCGACCTCGAGTCCTATCCGCCGCTGGTTTTCGCCGGCGAGTGCGACCAGCTGCGCGCCCGGATGGGAGCCGTCGCCAGGGGCGAGGCGTTCCTGCTCCAGGGCGGCGACTGCGCCGAGTCCTTCGACGCCGTCGGCGCGGAGCACATCCGTGCGAAATTGAAGACCCTGTTGCAGATGGGTGCCGTGCTCACCTACGCGGCCTCCGTGCCCGTCGTGAAGGTGGGCCGGATCGCCGGCCAGTACTCCAAGCCGCGCTCCAAGCCGACCGAGACCCGGGACGGGGTGACGCTCCCGACCTACCGGGGCGACTCGGTCAACGGCTTCGCGTTCGACGAGAAGTCCCGTGTCCCGGACCCCGAGCGGCTGAAGCGGATGTACAACGTCTCCGCCTCGACGCTCAACCTGGTGCGCGCCTTCACCACCGGTGGTTACGCGGACCTGCGCCAGGTGCACGCCTGGAACCAGGACTTCGTGAAGTCCTCCCCGTCGGGGCAGCGCTACGAGCAGCTCGCTCGCGAGATCGACAACGCGCTGAACTTCATGAAGGCCTGCGGCACCGACCCGGCGGAGTTCCGCACCGTCGAGTTCTACGCCTCGCACGAGGCGCTGCTGCTCGACTACGAGACGGCGCTGACCCGGGTGGACTCCCGTACCGGGCAGCTGTACGACACGTCGGGCCACATGGTGTGGATCGGTGAGCGCACCCGTCAGCTGGACGGGGCGCACATCGAGTTCGCGTCGAAGATCCGTAACCCGATCGGCATCAAGCTCGGCCCGACGACCACCGTCGACGAGGCGCTGACGTACATCGACCGTCTCGACCCGCACCGTGAGCCGGGCCGGCTGACCTTCATCGTGCGCATGGGTGCCGACAAGGTCCGGGACAAGCTCCCGGAGCTGGTCGAGAAGGTCACCGCCTCCGGTGCGACCGTCGCCTGGGTCACCGACCCGATGCACGGCAACACCTTCGAGGCTGCCTCCGGCCACAAGACGCGTCGTTTCGACGACGTGCTCGACGAGGTCAAGGGCTTCTTCGAGGTCCACAAGGCGCTGGGCACCCACCCGGGCGGTATCCACGTCGAGCTCACCGGTGATGATGTCACCGAGTGCGTGGGCGGCGGCGACGAGATCTTCGTCGACGATCTGCACCAGCGCTACGAGACGGCCTGCGACCCGCGGCTCAACCGCAGCCAGTCGCTGGACCTGGCCTTCCTGGTCGCGGAGATGTACCGCGATCAGTGA
- a CDS encoding trp operon leader peptide, translated as MFAHSTRNWWWTAHPAAH; from the coding sequence ATGTTCGCGCATTCGACCCGGAACTGGTGGTGGACCGCTCATCCGGCGGCCCACTGA